From Magnolia sinica isolate HGM2019 chromosome 13, MsV1, whole genome shotgun sequence, one genomic window encodes:
- the LOC131222419 gene encoding protein PHOSPHATE STARVATION RESPONSE 2-like isoform X2: MNGRKIVCHDQKQGSLNDCSFDFYGRPGGENFGSRPLWNMGFSFQSPELNAQSPDSFSCFDSGSPQPGLVPSNPSSSTPNHVQSHMGFPPYVYQIGTLPLFSHGASEACFPVSLPNQTDLDSQSFDTLQSVVKSNCNKNCTNSGGCRRNCRGSEVLPYMQCKMMGSDDVTLDVRRLSSIEGIPNPGVGCNQYNCEIPQPNYQISTEKQISRPMGGVCVAPSNVSSGVAVPNKTRIRWTPDLHERFVESVNRLGEATPKGILKQMDYDGLTIFHVKSHLQKYRIAKYMPDSAEGKFERRSSLNDIPQLDLKTGIQITEALRMQLDVQRRLHEQLEIQRNLQMQIEEQGRQLQRMLSDQQQKTKKNLFETQNIDILFSDEQPVCLEDVQVPNSNAPISNLTHGLDSYIESVLLHTLK, encoded by the exons ATGAACGGTCGCAAGATCGTGTGCCATGATCAGAAGCAAGGGTCTTTAAACGACTGTTCTTTTGATTTCTATGGCCGCCCTGGCGGTGAGAATTTCGGTTCTAGGCCGCTCTGGAACATGGGTTTTTCTTTCCAATCTCCGGAGCTCAATGCCCAGTCTCCTGATTCATTTTCATGCTTCGACAGTGGCTCTCCACAGCCAGGCCTTGTTCCCAGCAACCCATCTTCTAGTACTCCGAATCATGTCCAATCTCATATGGGTTTTCCTCCATACGTGTATCAGATTGGGACACTGCCTCTGTTCTCTCATGGAGCTTCTGAGGCTTGCTTCCCCGTCAGCTTACCGAATCAAACCGATCTCGATTCTCAATCGTTTGACACTTTGCAATCTGTTGTCAAGTCAAATTGCAATAAGAACTGTACGAATTCCGGTGGCTGCCGTAGAAATTGCCGAGGGAGTGAGGTCCTTCCATATATGCAGTGTAAGATGATGGGGAGCGATGATGTAACATTGGATGTTAGACGATTAAGTTCGATTGAGGGAATTCCCAATCCTGGT GTTGGTTGTAATCAATATAACTGCGAAATCCCACAACCCAACTACCAAATTTCAACGGAGAAGCAAATTTCGAGGCCTATGGGTGGGGTTTGTGTTGCTCCCAGCAATGTTTCATCAGGAGTGGCTGTCCCAAATAAAACCCGGATCAGATGGACTCCAGACCTTCACGAGCGATTCGTTGAATCAGTAAATCGCCTCGGAG AAGCAACTCCAAAAGGGATTCTGAAGCAGATGGACTACGATGGATTGACCATCTTCCATGTGAAAAGCCATCTGCAG AAATATCGAATTGCCAAGTACATGCCTGATTCTGCAGAAG GGAAGTTCGAGAGGAGAAGTTCCCTTAATGACATACCACAGCTCGACCTGAAAAC CGGTATACAGATCACAGAAGCGCTGCGAATGCAACTAGACGTCCAAAGGCGTCTGCATGAGCAGTTAGAG ATTCAACGAAACTTACAGATGCAAATAGAGGAACAAGGAAGGCAACTCCAGAGGATGTTGTCCGATCAGCAGCAGAAGACAAAGAAGAATCTGTTCGAGACCCAAAACATAGATATTCTTTTCTCTGACGAACAGCCAGTTTGCCTTGAAGATGTTCAAGTTCCGAATTCAAATGCTCCCATTTCCAATCTAACACATGGATTGGATAGTTATATAGAGAG TGTATTATTACATACTCTGAAATGA
- the LOC131222419 gene encoding protein PHOSPHATE STARVATION RESPONSE 2-like isoform X1, whose product MNGRKIVCHDQKQGSLNDCSFDFYGRPGGENFGSRPLWNMGFSFQSPELNAQSPDSFSCFDSGSPQPGLVPSNPSSSTPNHVQSHMGFPPYVYQIGTLPLFSHGASEACFPVSLPNQTDLDSQSFDTLQSVVKSNCNKNCTNSGGCRRNCRGSEVLPYMQCKMMGSDDVTLDVRRLSSIEGIPNPGVGCNQYNCEIPQPNYQISTEKQISRPMGGVCVAPSNVSSGVAVPNKTRIRWTPDLHERFVESVNRLGGADKATPKGILKQMDYDGLTIFHVKSHLQKYRIAKYMPDSAEGKFERRSSLNDIPQLDLKTGIQITEALRMQLDVQRRLHEQLEIQRNLQMQIEEQGRQLQRMLSDQQQKTKKNLFETQNIDILFSDEQPVCLEDVQVPNSNAPISNLTHGLDSYIESVLLHTLK is encoded by the exons ATGAACGGTCGCAAGATCGTGTGCCATGATCAGAAGCAAGGGTCTTTAAACGACTGTTCTTTTGATTTCTATGGCCGCCCTGGCGGTGAGAATTTCGGTTCTAGGCCGCTCTGGAACATGGGTTTTTCTTTCCAATCTCCGGAGCTCAATGCCCAGTCTCCTGATTCATTTTCATGCTTCGACAGTGGCTCTCCACAGCCAGGCCTTGTTCCCAGCAACCCATCTTCTAGTACTCCGAATCATGTCCAATCTCATATGGGTTTTCCTCCATACGTGTATCAGATTGGGACACTGCCTCTGTTCTCTCATGGAGCTTCTGAGGCTTGCTTCCCCGTCAGCTTACCGAATCAAACCGATCTCGATTCTCAATCGTTTGACACTTTGCAATCTGTTGTCAAGTCAAATTGCAATAAGAACTGTACGAATTCCGGTGGCTGCCGTAGAAATTGCCGAGGGAGTGAGGTCCTTCCATATATGCAGTGTAAGATGATGGGGAGCGATGATGTAACATTGGATGTTAGACGATTAAGTTCGATTGAGGGAATTCCCAATCCTGGT GTTGGTTGTAATCAATATAACTGCGAAATCCCACAACCCAACTACCAAATTTCAACGGAGAAGCAAATTTCGAGGCCTATGGGTGGGGTTTGTGTTGCTCCCAGCAATGTTTCATCAGGAGTGGCTGTCCCAAATAAAACCCGGATCAGATGGACTCCAGACCTTCACGAGCGATTCGTTGAATCAGTAAATCGCCTCGGAGGTGCAGATA AAGCAACTCCAAAAGGGATTCTGAAGCAGATGGACTACGATGGATTGACCATCTTCCATGTGAAAAGCCATCTGCAG AAATATCGAATTGCCAAGTACATGCCTGATTCTGCAGAAG GGAAGTTCGAGAGGAGAAGTTCCCTTAATGACATACCACAGCTCGACCTGAAAAC CGGTATACAGATCACAGAAGCGCTGCGAATGCAACTAGACGTCCAAAGGCGTCTGCATGAGCAGTTAGAG ATTCAACGAAACTTACAGATGCAAATAGAGGAACAAGGAAGGCAACTCCAGAGGATGTTGTCCGATCAGCAGCAGAAGACAAAGAAGAATCTGTTCGAGACCCAAAACATAGATATTCTTTTCTCTGACGAACAGCCAGTTTGCCTTGAAGATGTTCAAGTTCCGAATTCAAATGCTCCCATTTCCAATCTAACACATGGATTGGATAGTTATATAGAGAG TGTATTATTACATACTCTGAAATGA